In Polyangia bacterium, one DNA window encodes the following:
- a CDS encoding TolC family protein: MRRRFVLPLAAMLAMLISAPAAFAEENAAPTDDIPRNLSLDEAVRIARAHQPQLRQAHAQTEAAGGKSDESRAPLLPQVNSNASYLFNDSWPQNSTAVVGNSGNSTSIVTGGTSTSLSAGLTANQLVYDFGQNWSRWKAAQSSEESQRQTELATTLQVILTVRSTYLGARANKALVAVARETLDNQNHHLAQVQDFVDVGTHPEIDLAQARADQATAELQLINAQSAYAISRAQLRQAMGVNGNADFDVSEEMISPVIGEDSTSDQLTAQALAARPEFRSLEEQLRAQELAIRALKGTFGPTLGLTGSANYRLPDQNTARQVFTISGGLTLQWALLEGGLERGRLRENAALLDGLRAGVDLLRQQVTVEVEQARVAVVSSKAAIGSADKALVNARERLRLAEARYQTGIGNAIELGDAQLAVTNAGVQKLQAEFQLGVARAQLMKALGQG; this comes from the coding sequence ATGAGACGACGATTCGTGCTGCCGCTGGCGGCCATGCTGGCGATGTTGATCTCCGCCCCGGCCGCGTTCGCCGAGGAAAACGCGGCGCCCACCGACGACATTCCGCGCAACCTGTCGCTGGACGAAGCCGTGCGCATCGCCCGCGCGCACCAGCCGCAGCTGCGGCAAGCCCACGCGCAGACGGAGGCGGCGGGCGGAAAATCTGACGAATCGCGCGCGCCGCTGCTGCCGCAGGTGAACAGCAACGCCTCGTACCTCTTCAATGACAGCTGGCCGCAGAATTCGACGGCCGTGGTCGGCAACAGTGGGAATAGCACCAGCATCGTCACCGGCGGTACGTCGACGTCGTTGTCGGCCGGGCTGACCGCCAACCAGCTTGTCTACGACTTCGGCCAGAACTGGTCGAGGTGGAAGGCGGCGCAGTCGTCGGAAGAATCGCAGCGCCAGACCGAACTGGCCACCACGCTGCAAGTGATCCTCACCGTGCGCAGCACGTACCTGGGCGCACGCGCCAACAAGGCGCTGGTGGCGGTGGCGCGCGAGACGCTGGACAACCAGAACCACCACCTGGCTCAGGTGCAGGACTTCGTCGACGTCGGCACCCACCCCGAGATCGATCTCGCGCAGGCCCGCGCGGATCAGGCCACCGCTGAACTGCAGCTCATCAACGCGCAAAGCGCTTACGCCATCTCGCGCGCGCAATTGCGGCAGGCGATGGGCGTGAACGGCAACGCCGACTTTGACGTCAGCGAAGAAATGATCAGCCCGGTGATCGGCGAGGACAGCACGTCGGACCAGTTGACGGCGCAGGCGCTGGCGGCACGACCAGAATTTCGCTCCCTGGAAGAACAGCTGCGCGCGCAAGAGCTGGCCATCCGCGCCTTGAAAGGAACGTTTGGTCCCACGTTGGGACTGACCGGCAGCGCCAACTATCGATTGCCGGATCAGAACACCGCTCGCCAGGTCTTCACCATCAGCGGCGGCCTGACCTTGCAGTGGGCGTTGCTGGAGGGCGGACTGGAGCGCGGCAGGCTGCGTGAAAACGCCGCGCTGCTGGACGGCCTGCGCGCCGGTGTGGACCTGCTGCGCCAGCAGGTCACCGTCGAGGTCGAGCAGGCGCGCGTGGCCGTGGTGTCGTCGAAGGCGGCGATCGGCTCGGCCGACAAGGCGCTGGTCAACGCCCGCGAGCGCTTGCGGTTGGCGGAGGCGCGTTATCAAACCGGCATCGGCAACGCCATCGAGCTCGGCGATGCGCAGCTGGCCGTCACCAACGCCGGCGTGCAGAAACTTCAGGCCGAATTTCAACTGGGCGTGGCCCGCGCGCAGCTGATGAAGGCGCTGGGACAAGGCTAG
- a CDS encoding DUF488 family protein produces the protein MPIRTKRWNDPAEPDDGFRLLICRIRPRGVAKAKETWSDWWADLGPSRGLLDDYHGKHGAPITWDVYKTRYLDEMGGATQVWRIRDLQRRAAAGETITLLCSSACTDLQRCHRTLLAGLIGRRSSTAE, from the coding sequence GTGCCGATTCGCACGAAGCGCTGGAACGATCCGGCCGAACCCGACGACGGGTTTCGTCTGCTGATCTGCCGCATCCGCCCGCGCGGCGTGGCCAAGGCCAAGGAGACCTGGAGCGATTGGTGGGCGGATCTCGGACCCAGCCGCGGCTTGCTCGACGACTATCACGGCAAGCACGGCGCGCCGATCACCTGGGACGTATACAAGACCCGCTATCTCGACGAGATGGGCGGGGCGACACAGGTGTGGCGCATCCGCGATCTGCAGCGGCGGGCAGCGGCCGGCGAGACGATCACCTTGCTGTGTTCGTCCGCCTGCACCGATCTGCAGCGTTGTCACCGGACGTTGCTGGCCGGTTTGATCGGTCGTCGATCGTCGACGGCGGAGTGA
- a CDS encoding polysaccharide deacetylase family protein, whose product MPRLACINIDLDGLLHYAAIHGLAADALPAGAADAVDRLAIDRFVALCDGAGVKGTLFAIGSDLRAHGQGSLRAAARGGHEVGNHTRAHDYALSRRTNEEIAADIAGGAADIEAVCGVRPRGFRAPGYTFTAAMYAALVGQNYAYGSSVFPAAPYYLAKAAVMGALAIKGTPSRSVLDRPRVLTAPVLPYRPDPAEPYRRGDGAVPELPITVAPFTRFPFIGTFVTTLPAAMVFALYRSVARRPFLNLELHGIDLLDESDGSGPALAAAQRDLRVPAAAKLARLTDLFQRIKQDYDVVTLLDAAAAF is encoded by the coding sequence GTGCCCCGCCTCGCCTGCATCAACATCGATCTGGACGGCTTGCTCCACTACGCCGCCATCCACGGGCTGGCCGCCGATGCGTTACCGGCAGGCGCGGCCGACGCCGTCGATCGTCTGGCCATCGATCGTTTTGTGGCCCTGTGCGACGGCGCCGGCGTGAAGGGAACACTGTTCGCCATCGGCAGCGATCTGCGCGCGCACGGGCAGGGCAGCTTGCGCGCAGCGGCGCGCGGCGGCCACGAGGTTGGCAACCACACCCGCGCCCACGACTACGCGCTGTCGCGCCGGACCAACGAAGAAATCGCCGCCGACATCGCCGGCGGCGCCGCCGACATCGAAGCGGTCTGCGGCGTACGGCCGCGCGGCTTTCGGGCGCCCGGGTACACCTTCACGGCGGCGATGTACGCGGCGCTGGTGGGACAGAACTATGCCTACGGCTCGTCGGTGTTTCCGGCGGCGCCGTACTATCTGGCCAAGGCGGCGGTGATGGGCGCGCTGGCCATCAAGGGCACCCCGTCGCGATCGGTCCTGGATCGGCCGCGCGTGCTGACGGCGCCGGTCTTGCCGTATCGTCCCGATCCCGCCGAACCTTATCGCCGCGGCGACGGCGCCGTCCCCGAGTTGCCGATCACCGTGGCGCCGTTCACGCGGTTTCCCTTCATCGGCACGTTCGTCACCACGCTGCCGGCGGCGATGGTTTTCGCGCTTTATCGCAGCGTCGCTCGCCGGCCGTTCTTGAATCTGGAACTGCACGGCATCGATCTGCTGGACGAAAGCGACGGCAGTGGTCCGGCGCTGGCCGCCGCCCAACGCGACCTGCGCGTGCCGGCGGCGGCCAAGCTGGCCCGGCTGACCGATCTGTTTCAGCGCATCAAGCAGGACTATGACGTGGTCACGCTGCTGGACGCGGCCGCCGCGTTCTAA
- a CDS encoding discoidin domain-containing protein — protein MVIAALGATTCGDDSQDANSDAFVLGTSQSALTAGPYDWLQFFGDARKTGNDTSETILNPQSVTGLTQLFKVTLPAKVDGAVAVLTAVSTSSGVRDLVFLTSQSGHILALDAHSGVTIWSHQNTGSNFTTSAPAIDPSRAFVYSYGLDGKVHKYAVGSGTETTTGGWPQVATLKPSLEKGTTALAIVTAGGNNFLYVGYSGYGDGGDYQGHLTTINLGTGTQKVFNSSCSDQTVHFVTGGSPDCPGVQSAIWGRSGVVYSSDTGKIYCTTGNGTFNPGGHLWGDSVLALNPDGSGANGGPVDSYTPQVFQTLQDQDLDLGSTAPVILPGSGTRFPHIAVQGGKDQRLRIINLDNLSGQGGPGHVGGELYAMTLPQGGDVTNGAATWVNPADASTWVFISSTSGGLAAFKLLVDGNGNPSLATQWTLGPAGGSVLVADNVIYNATNNNIRALSPTTGAQLWNNTGIGTIHWQSPVVANGVLYIADNSSQFTAFAPNVTALSRTGWTATATPSSATDVPARALDGNTTTRFSSGAAETNGQTFILDMKAAQTFARLTLDAATSTGDYPRGYQVSLSNDGLNFGAVIASGSGTAQLVTINFAWQTARFVRIVQTGSAGNWWSIHELNVFGVAASPLVALPRTGWVASATPSSATDVPARALDGNASTRFSTGTAQVNGQQFQVDMQTTQTFSQLTLDAGTSTGDFPRGYQVFVSNDGTNWGSAIASGAGTTQLLTISFTARSARFVRVVQTGSAGNWWSIHEFNVWH, from the coding sequence GTGGTCATCGCGGCGCTGGGCGCCACTACCTGCGGCGACGATAGCCAGGACGCGAACAGCGACGCCTTCGTCCTCGGCACGTCGCAAAGCGCGCTGACCGCCGGGCCGTACGACTGGCTGCAGTTCTTCGGCGATGCCCGCAAGACCGGCAACGACACCAGCGAGACCATCCTGAACCCGCAGTCGGTCACCGGCCTGACTCAGCTTTTCAAGGTCACGCTGCCGGCCAAGGTCGACGGAGCGGTGGCGGTCCTGACCGCGGTCAGCACCAGCAGCGGCGTGCGTGATCTGGTCTTCCTCACCAGCCAGTCGGGACACATCCTGGCCCTCGACGCCCACTCGGGTGTGACCATCTGGTCGCACCAGAACACTGGCTCGAACTTCACCACGTCGGCGCCGGCGATTGATCCGTCGCGCGCGTTCGTCTACTCGTACGGCCTCGACGGCAAGGTGCACAAGTACGCCGTCGGCAGCGGCACCGAGACCACCACCGGCGGCTGGCCGCAGGTGGCCACGCTGAAGCCGTCGCTGGAGAAAGGCACCACCGCGCTGGCCATCGTCACCGCCGGGGGCAACAACTTTCTTTACGTCGGCTACAGCGGCTATGGCGACGGCGGCGATTACCAAGGCCACCTCACCACCATCAACCTCGGCACCGGCACGCAGAAGGTGTTCAACAGCTCGTGCAGCGATCAGACGGTGCACTTCGTGACCGGCGGCTCGCCGGATTGCCCCGGCGTGCAGTCGGCGATCTGGGGCCGTTCGGGCGTCGTTTACAGCTCGGACACCGGCAAGATCTACTGCACCACCGGCAACGGCACGTTCAACCCCGGCGGTCACCTGTGGGGCGACAGCGTGCTGGCCTTGAACCCCGACGGCAGCGGCGCCAACGGCGGGCCCGTCGACAGCTACACCCCTCAGGTATTCCAGACGCTGCAAGATCAAGATCTGGATCTGGGCAGCACGGCGCCGGTGATCTTGCCCGGCAGCGGCACCCGGTTCCCGCACATCGCCGTGCAAGGCGGCAAAGACCAGCGACTGCGCATCATCAACCTGGATAACCTCAGCGGCCAAGGCGGCCCCGGCCACGTCGGCGGCGAGCTGTACGCGATGACCCTTCCCCAGGGCGGCGACGTCACCAACGGCGCGGCGACGTGGGTAAATCCCGCGGACGCCTCGACCTGGGTCTTCATCAGCAGTACCAGCGGCGGCCTGGCGGCGTTCAAGCTGCTCGTCGACGGCAACGGCAACCCGTCGCTGGCCACGCAGTGGACGCTGGGCCCGGCGGGCGGCTCTGTGCTGGTCGCCGACAACGTGATTTACAACGCCACCAACAACAACATCCGCGCGCTCAGCCCCACCACCGGCGCGCAGCTGTGGAACAACACCGGCATCGGCACCATCCACTGGCAAAGCCCGGTGGTGGCGAACGGCGTCCTTTACATCGCCGACAACAGCAGCCAGTTCACCGCCTTCGCTCCCAACGTCACGGCGCTGTCGCGCACCGGCTGGACGGCCACCGCCACGCCCAGCTCGGCCACCGACGTGCCGGCGCGCGCGCTGGACGGCAACACCACCACCCGCTTCTCCAGCGGTGCGGCGGAGACCAACGGCCAGACCTTCATCCTGGACATGAAGGCGGCGCAGACCTTCGCCCGCCTCACCCTGGACGCCGCGACCAGCACCGGCGACTACCCACGCGGCTATCAAGTGTCGCTCTCGAACGACGGCCTGAACTTTGGCGCCGTCATCGCCAGCGGCAGCGGCACCGCGCAGCTGGTGACGATCAACTTCGCCTGGCAGACGGCGCGCTTCGTGCGCATCGTGCAGACCGGCAGCGCCGGCAACTGGTGGTCCATTCACGAGCTGAACGTCTTCGGCGTCGCCGCCTCGCCGCTGGTCGCCCTGCCACGCACGGGTTGGGTGGCCAGCGCCACGCCCAGCTCGGCCACCGACGTGCCGGCGCGCGCGCTGGACGGCAACGCCAGCACGCGCTTTAGCACTGGCACCGCGCAGGTGAACGGCCAGCAGTTCCAGGTCGACATGCAGACCACGCAGACGTTCTCGCAGCTGACGTTGGACGCCGGCACCAGCACCGGCGATTTCCCGCGCGGCTATCAGGTCTTCGTGTCGAACGACGGAACGAACTGGGGCAGCGCCATCGCCAGCGGCGCCGGCACCACCCAGCTTTTGACCATCTCCTTCACCGCCCGTTCAGCGCGTTTCGTGCGCGTCGTGCAGACCGGCAGCGCCGGCAACTGGTGGTCGATTCACGAATTCAACGTCTGGCACTGA
- a CDS encoding ATP-binding protein: MPPRTPSARALRKKGRWRDGPRMYRALLDAVDYGFCVLEVIFGDGRRPDDYRFVYANAASDRIVLDFGETKTTIGRTRRSFKVPVNGQALEFYVRVARTGQPARFTTSSVPMAHRVFDVHVFPLGPPQDHLIAVVSWEITDQRIAEEKLERAARTDAYRVRLTDALRRHVDPALIREEAARLLGEHLQASRVRYTEFDPAGKFMVIEEKYTLASPGPTGRISLDGLEFLMTDMQAGRSVAISDSATDPRVPEAIKKRFASYGIVSLLLAPLRKANRLVACVAVHQTHRRTWTAEEITLVEDVAERTWSAVETSRAQQALQQAHQQEIRLREAALQASQAKDEFLAMLGHELRNPLTPILATLELMQAQGRKGFAKEREAIERQARNLAALVDDLLDVTRISRGKISLHRAPAELRALVAQALEATSPLFEERGHHLDIDVPPGLVVNADDRRIVQAISNLLTNACRYSTPGGRIMVAARRDGATVELVVRDNGVGIGPALLPHVFDLFRQGSQGRERPYGGLGLGLSIARTMVALHGGTITAHSDGPGQGSAFVVRLPAAPAARRAARPEKARRRLGVSTRSRRRILVVDDNRDVADVLGQLLRKRGHQVKVAYDGLSALTEADSFRPTLALLDIGLPGIDGYELARRFKRRTALHNVKLVAVTGYGQSDDRKRAAQAGFASHIVKPIDFDRLLGIIEGRGS, translated from the coding sequence ATGCCCCCACGCACCCCGTCGGCCCGCGCTCTGCGCAAAAAGGGCCGCTGGCGCGACGGTCCGAGGATGTACCGCGCTTTGCTGGACGCCGTCGATTACGGCTTCTGTGTTCTGGAGGTGATCTTCGGCGATGGGCGGCGGCCCGACGATTATCGTTTTGTTTACGCCAACGCCGCCTCCGACCGCATCGTCCTGGACTTCGGTGAGACCAAGACAACCATCGGCCGCACCCGTCGATCATTCAAGGTGCCCGTCAACGGCCAAGCGCTGGAGTTCTATGTGCGGGTGGCGCGCACCGGCCAGCCGGCGCGGTTCACCACCTCCTCCGTGCCGATGGCTCATCGCGTGTTCGACGTGCACGTCTTTCCGCTGGGTCCGCCTCAAGACCATCTAATCGCGGTGGTGTCCTGGGAGATCACCGACCAGCGCATCGCCGAAGAAAAGCTGGAGCGCGCCGCGCGCACCGACGCGTACCGGGTGCGGCTGACCGATGCGCTTCGGCGGCACGTCGATCCGGCGCTGATCCGGGAAGAGGCGGCGCGGCTTTTGGGAGAGCACCTTCAGGCCTCGCGCGTCCGCTACACCGAATTCGATCCAGCCGGGAAATTCATGGTCATCGAGGAGAAGTACACCTTGGCCAGCCCCGGTCCCACCGGGCGCATCAGCCTGGATGGCCTGGAGTTCTTGATGACCGACATGCAGGCCGGCCGGTCGGTGGCGATCAGCGATTCAGCCACCGATCCCCGCGTTCCGGAGGCGATCAAGAAAAGATTCGCTTCGTACGGAATTGTCTCGTTGTTGCTGGCGCCGTTGCGGAAGGCCAATCGGCTGGTGGCCTGTGTGGCGGTTCATCAGACCCACCGGCGGACCTGGACCGCCGAAGAGATCACGCTGGTCGAAGACGTGGCCGAACGAACCTGGTCCGCGGTTGAAACGTCGCGCGCCCAGCAGGCGCTGCAGCAAGCGCACCAGCAAGAGATTCGCTTGCGCGAAGCCGCCCTGCAGGCCAGCCAAGCGAAGGACGAGTTCCTGGCCATGCTCGGCCACGAGCTGCGCAATCCGCTGACGCCCATCTTGGCCACGCTGGAGCTGATGCAGGCGCAAGGCCGCAAAGGCTTCGCCAAAGAGCGCGAGGCGATCGAAAGACAGGCCCGGAACCTGGCCGCGCTGGTCGACGATCTGCTGGACGTCACGCGCATCTCGCGCGGCAAGATCAGTCTTCACCGGGCGCCGGCCGAGCTGCGCGCGCTGGTGGCGCAAGCGTTGGAGGCGACCAGTCCGCTGTTCGAAGAGCGCGGCCACCACCTGGACATCGACGTGCCGCCGGGGTTGGTGGTGAACGCCGATGATCGCCGGATCGTCCAGGCCATCTCGAACTTGCTGACCAACGCCTGCCGGTACAGCACTCCCGGTGGACGCATCATGGTGGCGGCCAGGCGGGACGGCGCCACCGTCGAGCTGGTGGTGCGCGACAACGGCGTGGGCATCGGGCCGGCGCTGCTGCCACATGTCTTCGATCTCTTTCGCCAGGGTTCGCAAGGCCGCGAGCGCCCGTACGGCGGATTGGGATTGGGGCTGTCCATCGCCCGTACCATGGTGGCGCTGCACGGGGGAACCATCACCGCGCACAGCGACGGTCCGGGCCAGGGAAGCGCTTTCGTGGTGCGCTTGCCGGCGGCGCCGGCGGCCCGGCGCGCCGCCCGCCCGGAGAAAGCGCGCCGTCGCTTGGGCGTGTCGACCCGCAGCCGGCGGCGCATCCTGGTGGTCGACGACAACCGCGACGTGGCCGATGTGCTGGGCCAGCTTTTGCGCAAGCGCGGCCATCAAGTGAAGGTGGCGTACGACGGCTTGTCGGCGCTGACGGAGGCCGACAGCTTTCGACCGACGCTGGCCTTGCTGGACATCGGTCTGCCCGGGATCGACGGTTACGAGCTGGCGCGCCGATTCAAGCGCCGCACGGCCTTGCACAACGTCAAGCTGGTCGCGGTGACCGGCTATGGTCAGTCCGACGATCGAAAGCGCGCCGCCCAGGCCGGCTTCGCCAGCCACATCGTCAAGCCCATCGACTTTGATCGTTTGCTGGGGATCATCGAAGGAAGAGGGAGCTAA
- a CDS encoding response regulator, with the protein MILIVDDDDGFRDALAELFNDEGYEVAMCGNGRQAIDLLLGGLRPLAILLDVMMPVMNGADFRAAQLRMADVHSIPVAVLSASGLSRQAITASFGAVEYIPKPMSVATLLAFIERCHASVETTLPNKMPERSGAR; encoded by the coding sequence ATCATTCTCATCGTCGACGACGACGACGGCTTTCGAGACGCTCTGGCCGAGCTCTTCAACGACGAAGGCTATGAGGTGGCCATGTGCGGTAATGGACGCCAAGCCATCGACTTGTTGTTGGGCGGTCTGCGGCCGCTGGCCATCTTGCTGGACGTGATGATGCCGGTGATGAACGGAGCCGACTTTCGCGCGGCGCAGCTGCGGATGGCGGACGTTCACTCGATCCCGGTGGCGGTGTTGTCGGCATCGGGTCTCAGCCGGCAGGCAATCACCGCCAGTTTCGGCGCGGTCGAGTACATTCCGAAACCGATGAGCGTGGCGACCCTCCTGGCGTTCATCGAACGTTGTCATGCCAGCGTAGAGACGACGCTGCCAAACAAGATGCCTGAACGGTCGGGTGCGCGGTAG
- a CDS encoding response regulator transcription factor, which yields MTRLVIVEDHTMVRDALAAMLASIPEHEVVGVAGSLRTALPIIESSRPDIVLADLSLEDGLGTELVRAARRAHLKTRILIMTALRDRFAVQAALKSGIAGYLLKARPLSELVDAIAAVMNGQRYLSPTITATDADWAGDDQAPAATSGLQHLSPRETEIFRLVVDGCSSMEVARRLCISLKTVETHRNNINRKLAVRSTADLIRFAVSHGISLPGHQPSRGSGGES from the coding sequence ATGACCAGACTTGTGATTGTCGAAGACCACACGATGGTGCGTGACGCTCTGGCGGCGATGCTGGCGTCCATTCCAGAGCACGAAGTGGTCGGCGTGGCTGGCAGCCTCCGCACGGCGCTCCCGATCATCGAATCCAGCCGACCCGACATCGTGCTGGCGGATCTGTCTTTGGAAGATGGACTGGGAACCGAGCTGGTGCGCGCCGCTCGCCGCGCCCACCTGAAGACGCGGATCCTGATCATGACCGCGCTGCGCGATCGGTTCGCCGTGCAGGCGGCGCTGAAGTCCGGCATCGCCGGCTACCTCCTCAAGGCGCGGCCGCTGAGCGAGCTGGTTGACGCCATCGCCGCGGTGATGAACGGCCAGCGCTATCTGTCGCCGACCATCACGGCGACGGACGCCGACTGGGCTGGGGACGACCAAGCCCCCGCGGCAACCAGCGGCCTGCAGCACCTGTCCCCGCGCGAGACGGAGATCTTTCGTCTGGTCGTCGACGGCTGCAGCAGCATGGAGGTGGCGCGCCGCCTGTGCATCAGCCTCAAAACCGTGGAGACACACAGGAACAATATCAATCGCAAGCTGGCTGTGCGCAGCACCGCGGATCTGATCCGCTTTGCCGTCAGCCACGGCATCTCCCTGCCCGGACACCAACCGTCCCGCGGCAGCGGCGGCGAATCCTGA
- a CDS encoding VCBS repeat-containing protein codes for MALFGVVAAGCGGSGGATDGKTDADARVDGADTGDASADRGDTADLPIDRVDAAETADVPVDHGDTSEAGDVLADHSETGEAGDGLTDALPPAGVAALTIGTQTSKQRRQSSFPLTWTAPDDQGRSVAGYRVRVAKVAIDSTNFDQTAANQSNPLLVVTKDIPYTGTPAAPGMPDGIVVPDLNIELGYFFAVAAVDAAGNRGPIVTTSAAQSASFIPNVLTGPGAGFTVDAGDFGSSNGTFAKDGLSDLLVGSRGGDSVWIYFGTTAGYSLAHSTTITIGGRAVSTLTMVNAGDVDGDALDDIAVSSSVTGAASGDTIWIFSRKNPSFVVGWPSTLTEANANYTITVQGASLFSGKLSQRPLSRLGNFDAAGADDLAIGFSGYVGPAGQKGSVLIVKGSSSFPATLTIPETVPTSTIEIDGTSTNAFFGATLVGLGQFYAAPAGTTLLVGDTGNGTAYAFAGPMTTASQMVTDAAQTDYTRTVGLLGSMPGTPNGIAIASTLAGRIDLHLGAATAGPFNVTGGTTPAAKTSLIDTAASNSFGAVNLGGGIHGTAGSVSVIGDDATPDLIVGGLTEAGITNAGPLYIINGAAIPGLPAGNWDVSTINPTAPATGVIPTVVKVNNQIPPPGGVTWNGYASTCVLPDLNGDGIGDFAIGEAATAPAVGRIVVFY; via the coding sequence GTGGCGCTTTTTGGCGTGGTGGCAGCCGGCTGCGGCGGCTCTGGTGGCGCCACGGACGGCAAGACCGACGCCGACGCGCGTGTTGACGGCGCCGACACCGGCGACGCTTCCGCCGACCGGGGCGACACCGCCGACCTGCCCATCGATCGGGTAGACGCCGCGGAGACCGCCGACGTCCCCGTCGATCACGGCGACACCAGTGAAGCGGGCGACGTCCTCGCCGATCACAGCGAAACCGGCGAAGCGGGCGACGGTCTGACCGACGCGTTGCCACCGGCCGGCGTCGCCGCGCTGACGATCGGAACCCAGACCAGCAAGCAGCGTCGGCAGTCGTCGTTTCCGCTGACCTGGACCGCGCCCGATGATCAAGGACGAAGTGTCGCCGGTTACCGGGTGCGCGTGGCCAAGGTCGCGATCGACAGCACGAACTTCGATCAGACGGCGGCGAACCAGTCCAATCCGCTTTTGGTTGTCACCAAGGACATCCCCTACACCGGCACGCCCGCGGCGCCCGGGATGCCCGACGGCATCGTGGTGCCCGACCTCAACATCGAGCTCGGCTATTTCTTCGCCGTGGCGGCGGTTGACGCCGCGGGAAATCGCGGGCCCATCGTGACCACCAGCGCCGCTCAAAGCGCCAGCTTCATTCCCAACGTTCTGACCGGTCCGGGCGCCGGATTCACCGTCGATGCGGGCGACTTCGGAAGCAGCAACGGCACCTTCGCCAAGGATGGTCTCTCCGACCTGCTGGTGGGAAGCAGAGGCGGCGACTCGGTCTGGATATACTTCGGTACCACCGCGGGATACTCGCTCGCTCATTCGACCACCATCACCATCGGCGGCCGGGCCGTCTCGACGTTGACGATGGTGAACGCCGGCGACGTCGACGGCGACGCCCTCGATGACATCGCTGTCAGCTCCAGCGTGACAGGCGCCGCCAGCGGCGACACCATCTGGATCTTCAGCCGGAAGAATCCGTCGTTCGTCGTCGGCTGGCCCAGCACGCTGACGGAAGCAAACGCGAACTACACGATCACCGTCCAGGGGGCCAGCCTGTTCTCCGGCAAGCTGTCGCAGCGCCCTCTCAGCCGCCTCGGTAACTTTGACGCCGCCGGCGCCGACGACCTGGCCATCGGCTTTTCAGGTTATGTCGGACCGGCCGGACAAAAAGGGTCGGTCTTGATCGTCAAGGGAAGCAGCTCGTTCCCGGCCACGTTGACCATCCCCGAGACCGTGCCGACCAGCACGATCGAGATCGACGGCACCTCGACGAACGCGTTTTTCGGGGCCACCTTGGTCGGCCTTGGTCAGTTCTATGCGGCGCCCGCGGGCACCACGCTTTTGGTGGGCGACACCGGAAATGGAACGGCGTACGCGTTCGCCGGGCCGATGACGACCGCCTCTCAGATGGTCACCGATGCGGCGCAAACGGATTACACCCGAACGGTGGGCTTGCTGGGCTCCATGCCGGGGACACCCAACGGCATCGCCATCGCGTCCACCCTCGCCGGCCGGATCGACCTGCACCTGGGGGCGGCAACGGCCGGACCGTTCAACGTCACCGGCGGCACGACACCGGCCGCCAAGACATCCCTGATCGACACGGCGGCGTCGAACTCGTTCGGCGCGGTGAATCTCGGCGGCGGCATTCACGGAACCGCCGGCAGCGTCTCGGTCATCGGCGACGATGCCACCCCGGATCTCATCGTCGGTGGACTGACCGAGGCCGGCATCACCAACGCCGGTCCGCTGTACATCATCAACGGCGCTGCCATCCCTGGCCTGCCGGCCGGAAACTGGGACGTGTCAACCATCAACCCAACCGCGCCGGCCACCGGCGTGATCCCGACCGTCGTCAAGGTGAACAATCAGATCCCGCCGCCAGGCGGCGTCACCTGGAACGGCTACGCCAGCACCTGTGTGCTGCCCGATCTGAACGGAGATGGAATCGGTGACTTCGCCATCGGCGAAGCCGCCACCGCTCCCGCCGTCGGCCGCATCGTGGTGTTCTACTAG